The sequence AGTCAAAGAACGGGCTTCTGAATGGAAAGTTTTAGGCATTGCTTGCCGTAACAATAAAGATATGTTTGCTGAACAGATACAAGAGTTCAAGCCAGAATTTGCTTATATTCAAGATATAGATAACGGCTATGAAAACAGGTTCAAAAGTACAAAGTTTTTTTACGGCGAAGACGGTCTTGAAGAACTTGTTTCAGTTGATAATATAGATTTAGTTGTATATGCGATACCGGGCATTAGCACTCTCAACGCTTTTATATATTCAATAAAAAAAGGACAAAAGGTTGGTCTGGCTACAAAAGAAATTATGGTAACTGCTGGACCTATTGTAAATGAACTTATAAAAAAACATAATGGGGAAATCCTACCTATAGATAGCGAGCATAACGCAATATTCCAAGCACTTATGGGCGAAGATGAAAATAATGTTAGCAATATTTATCTTACTGCTTCGGGCGGACCGTTTAGAGGTAAAAACATCGATAACCCAACGGTAGAACAGGTCCTTTCTCATCCTGTGTGGAATATGGGAAAAAAAATCACGGTAGATTCTGCTACAATGTTTAACAAAGCGTTTGAGTTGATAGAAGCCCACTACTTGTTTTCTATATCACCAGAAAAACTAAATGTTCTTATACACCCTGAAGCTCTTATACACGGTATGGTTGAACTGTTAGACGGGACTATTAAAGGTATCTTTTCAATGCCAGATATGAAATATCCTATAACTTTTATAATGGATTACCCTAATAGACAGACATCAAAATGGGAAAAAATTGATTTCAATAGGTTCAGTAGTTTAACTCTTGAGCCTGCAAATAGAAATGCAAAATGGTTTTCTTTAGCAATCGAAGCAATAGAAAAAAAAGGTTCTTTTCCAGTAGTCTTTAATAGCGCTAACGAAGAAGCAGTAGAAGGTTTTCTTAAAGGAAAGATTCAGTTTAAAGATATTATCAGTATAACTGAACAGGTTTTATCTACCCACTCTTATAAAGAAAATGTTACCATTAA is a genomic window of bacterium containing:
- the dxr gene encoding 1-deoxy-D-xylulose-5-phosphate reductoisomerase yields the protein VKERASEWKVLGIACRNNKDMFAEQIQEFKPEFAYIQDIDNGYENRFKSTKFFYGEDGLEELVSVDNIDLVVYAIPGISTLNAFIYSIKKGQKVGLATKEIMVTAGPIVNELIKKHNGEILPIDSEHNAIFQALMGEDENNVSNIYLTASGGPFRGKNIDNPTVEQVLSHPVWNMGKKITVDSATMFNKAFELIEAHYLFSISPEKLNVLIHPEALIHGMVELLDGTIKGIFSMPDMKYPITFIMDYPNRQTSKWEKIDFNRFSSLTLEPANRNAKWFSLAIEAIEKKGSFPVVFNSANEEAVEGFLKGKIQFKDIISITEQVLSTHSYKENVTIKEIFEIDIWAKNKVNKLMEK